GCGATGGAtccaagcccgcgccgccgccccggagtcAGCCCCGCGCACAGCCGCCACCGCctgccgaggctcgccgccgcgtgCCCCGTGCCCCGCCACCGCTCGCCGAGGCCTGCCGTCGCAGGACACCGCCGCCTGCCGCCTAGATCCGCCGCCCGCGGAAGAAGGGGAGGCGGGAGAGGGAGTCCCCCCGCCGCCGCAGTCTGCCACGCGGGTTTCACCCGGCGGCGTcacccggcggcggcgcgaggaggggagaaggagagggcggcggcggtgcctaGGGTTGGAGGCCCCCGAGTCGCCCAAGGCGGGGGCGACGGGAGGGGATAGCGTCAGTCCTCCCCACTGCTAAGTTTGGTTTTTCTCAGCCAGAGTCTGATAAATCTTACTGCCAAGTCTATATTGCATACGCATTACAGACAGGAACAGGGGAGAAAGAAATGCCAACATTAGCGTCATCTTGTGAAACAGCCCGGCCAGCAGCTAGATACTACTGGGTACAAGGAACAAGGAACAAGTCGTGATCAAGAAGAGCTTGAGCTTGAGCCTAAAGCATCTTGTGTTATCTTACATATACTACTTAGTACAGAATACTAAGTAGAATATCCCCGCAAAAAAATACTTAGGATAGAATACAAAAGGACAAGGATGACATATATATGTACCCAGTATATGTATGTGTATACTAAATAGTATACGTAGTACTAAGATTTCAGATAGATAGATTAACGACAGCTACCGAATGCTTGCCTCTGTGGGTACGAAACTATCTGCTTCACTTAATTAATCTTTGGATCTGTCCAGCACCTTTCCTGcaacataggcatagtgtcggtcgtATATGACTTTACTGTTGTCAATATGTGATTTTATCTTTTCTTTTATCAGATTGTCGGTTGTGTACATCTTAACTATGCAGAGTTTAGGTGTGGCTCATCATATTTTGTATCCgattgatgctacattttgagttcATAAAAGCTCCCTTTATTGAAAAATTAATTAACTAAGTGCATATATTCTACTTCTCATGCTAGAAGCTAAAAAAACTTGCAAGGTTCTCCAATCCTAAAAAAACTAGCAAGGTTCTTCATCTTCactgatcgagaattcgagatacggCATACTTACATGGAGGTTATACATGTGCCGCTCGATGCATAGGCCTTTGATATATACAGTCTCTACAGGAAAATGGTGATAGTAGGATGGAGACGAGCAAAAACATTTCTTAATTTAATTACCAATTGTGGATCGAGCGAGTATTCGACTTCATGGTGACAAGACGTCAGGGGCAGAGCCATGATTGGAGCATGAGGAGGACGAAAAAGCTGGTGATCAAACAAGGGGATGAAACAACATGATATATTAGGTTTTAATATATCTGTACGGTTATGTTTTCCTTTGATTTGGGGCCATTTGAAGTTCCTTTTGGAATTTATTTGAGGTTCCTTTGTTAAGAAATCAGTGCTTTTGTTAGTTTTGACATCTTGACACTTTCTTCTACTACAAAAGGTGTTTAAAAAATAGCATTGATATGTTGGCAATACGAAAGAAATCAACATTCAACTGGCTTAAAATTTTGAATCATCGGTTCGCATATCAGCTAATTTAGAAATGAAAATAGAATATACTAAAAATGTTGGGGCTTAATAATTGAATTGACCAAACAGTATCATTATTGGTTGGTTCCTCTGATTTATATCACCAAGAAAGAGTACCATGTCTTATACTAGCAGTACTTTGGTTTCTTCTACCTGGTTGCCTGGCTGGTCTTTAATTTACAACACCGACAACATGTACGTTTCAAACCAAAATTACAAGTGTTTAATTTGCAAACTATGAAAAACTACGACGGTACTAGAGAGTTATCCCCACGCATTCCGGCGAGCCCCAGTGCCCCCTTGCCCCATGTTGCCTTGTAAACTCGACCCGCTTCTCGCACAGCGTACAATACCTGGCTTGACAGGCCCAGCAGAAAACATATTCATCATCATCCTGGACACATACATAAGGTCGTTAGATAGATTCATAGGAGAAGCAGGCTAGTGCTCAGTAAATTGGTCATCATCCCTTGCAGATTCAAGCCATGCTGCAGATTGAATAAGACAGGTCTCCTTACCTTGAAAATTTTCTGACGGCATTTCGGGCATTCGATGGTACTGCCTAACGGATGCATTCGAGCCACGCGTTCTGCGGTTTCTAGCTCTTTCAGTCGCTTCTCCAAATCATTTGTGTTATAGTCCTTTTTTTGCGGCGCAAAGAGCCCACATTTACTGCAAagcatacatgcatgcattaagaATAAGATAGGCCCGAGATCTTGGATGCCTACAACCCCCCTCTTTTCAAAGACAAAAGGCCTCTTGATTGCTTAGGATAGGATCGATAGCCTACCTGAAATGGTTATAATTGCTAGCAGTCATGGCCTCGCCACAACGGAAGCAGAATGACTTGCCACAGTTCACACAATACATCATGTTACACCCTTCACTTCTGCTAATGGCCATTCGGCAGTTTGGACATGCTCTAGCATCGTTGTATAAACTTCTGATCATCAGCATCTCCTGCACCATCTCCCTCACAGTTAACTTGCCTGATGCCTGCAAACATTAAATTGAAGACTGAATTATTATGTTTCTAGAAAGTGCAAAAGATTTGCGCTTCACCAAACAGACAATATGTAACTCAATGTATGTAGGTGCATCCAAAGCTTATGGCACATCAAATGTATATTTTATCTTTGAAGGATTTACTAACAAAACCACAATGTGTTTTCCTGCTGGTAACAGGTTATTAGTACTAGCTAGGATGATGTGTATCGAATCAAGTTGCTTAGTATAGCAAAATATGCAAGTTTTAAGACCAATGCAAATGCAGAAGAGATTTTAGTTTCATTTCTATACCTTGAGCTTTTGTTCTGGTGTTAAACACTGTCTCCCTAGATGGCGTGGATCCTTGCAAGCTGAGCAGAAGGTAAAGAAACAACTTTGACATTGCGCGTTCTTATCCTCGTCTGCCAAGCAAGCCATCGAACACCTTGGACAGTAGACCACGTCTGACATTGAGCCCAATGCTTTGTCAAGAAGAAGCCTATCCCAACGTTCAAACTCTTCTTCCCTGAGAAGATTCTTTAGCAGATACGGCGGAATAGAAATGTTGCACTTGGTGCCGGGGCACACCAATTGGAACACAGTACCTTCCTTCACATGTATCCTGCACAAGGTCTCCATGCACGTGACACAAAACAAGTGCTGGCATGGCAGCTGGATGAAGTTTGAACCTAATTGTTTCAGAGCTCAAATTAGTTCACCGGGGAACAAACTTCTATTCGCAAAATTCAGTTACCTAAGAACTTAAGAAGCTTTGTTGGAAAGGAAAAACAGGCCCACCGGTTCTTATTTTTTATCATGAACCAAAGAACACAAACAGTTCACTAAATATCAAGGAATAATCTGTTGGTATGAATGCACAATATATAGAAAAATTGAAAAGGGTAAAGGCTGACCATTGCTCTCTGTAAGGCATATCAGGCACATATGAAGATCATCAAGAAAAGCTTTACGACGCTTCTTACTACTGTAGCTGAGCATCGAAGGGATTACATAATTCAATGGGAGACCTCTTGAGATAGCACGATTATCTGATTTGTGTGCTGGGCTGTCTGGACCTAATATTATTTTGCCATCAATCCAGAGGTGTGACAGCGACGAATTGCGGATCCACTCAACCCACTGATATACCACCTCCTGCCCCGGGAGTTGTGCCCAGATGGCGTCGAGCATCTCACATATCTGAGAAACTTGGGACCCATCCATCCATTTGGCAGTGATTGTAAAATATGGGGGGTCTTTGCTAGGATAACACTGAGGAAGTAAGCATGTCAATACCAAAGGAGGCAAGTAGTCAAGGTTGCAAGTGCAAGAGAATTCCTCTGGTTCATCACCATCTTCTTCTCTACCATCATGAGGGCATCCTCCATCGGCAGAAGAAAACTTAGCGCATAGTTGAGAGCCGTGATGCAAGTCGTAGCGTATGTACACCTAGAATTAAAATAAAGAAAACCATCAAAATCAAATTTCAACATCCAAGAACAGATGAAACAAGAAAACACTGAAACTGATGGCGAAAACACAAAACCTGGAAAAACCGGAGCCCTCCTTTGCTTTCCAATTCAACCAGGTCATCCCCATATATTGCTTCCAATGCCAACAGCTGCAGTGGATAATGAGACCAAGTCAGCAAACAGATGATTCATCCTGCAATACTACAATGTCAATGTTCACCTAAAAAAAATACAATGTCAATGCTGTAAATAATTAAGCTTCTCCAAAAACCGACTAAAATTGCAACCTTCGTACGTGCAAAGGCCACAGCCTACGAGCACGTACGGAAGCTCCGTTGCAACAGGGCACAGACCAAGATTGATCACAAGATTGTTAAAAGAAATTCAGTTTGATCAGATATTAGTAGCGTACTGGACCTCGTCCTGCTGTCACTCCTGGTTGACTCTTATCCCCTCTTCATCCTCCTCCACGGCGGGAAGGTGGATTCTCTCCGTAGCAGCCGCGTCCTCCAATATGGATTCCGCCTCGGCCGCCGCCACCCACGGGAGTCCAGGTTGAGCACGTTCCCATCACTCCCATCAGCGCGCGACgagggcaaggaggaggaggacgcttTGGTGGAGAAGCCTGAGTCGGGGATGCGGCGGGATACGATTGCCCGCGACGACGAGGAGGCACCGGCCGACGATGCTGCCATGGCGGGAGCTCGGAGTTGCCGGGGAGTCGGTCGGAGTGGGTAGTATACCTCAAGAATCAAGATCTTTTTTTTAAACACCTCAAGAATCAAGATCGAACCCCGAGTCTATCAGATCGGCCTACGTTCACCGCGTACTGCAGTACAACTCTTTATTTTTGCATGGTTTCCAAGTGATGGAAAAAATTCAATATGGCACCAGGATCAGGACAATATGGCGCGAactaacctgtggttggatggttaaagAGATTGTGGTATCCCAGTCCACTAGGTTCAAGTCGTGAtactcgcatttatttctggatttatttcagtatTTCCGGCGacgcgcattcagtgggaggagacgttcccgtcaatgACGAGGTGCCGACTCAGTCTTTCGGAgatgctcatagaggtagggtgtgcgtgtgtgcatgtgtgtctttataaggatgagtgtatgcgcatgtatatgagcgcttgcgtctgtactatgttaaaaaaaactCAATATGGCACAACCGCATTGTTTCCAAGTCTATCAACCTACTAGCCATTTGATCTGATCAGGTAGAGTTGAATTGGTGTTCAAAAAAGGTAGAATTGAATTACCCATCTTCATCTTTTTTACTAATAGCAaatatgcccgtgtgttgcaacgggagattATGCAGGTGTGATAGATATAAAAAAAATTAATCAAATGTCAGGATGAGATAAGAACTTTTAAAATGTCATTTCACAAACTATGTCTAAGTGATGTCATGATGAAATAAGAGACTTCTAAAAAGTTATTTCAAAAACAAAAAATGCGATGGTCTGATCACGATTTAATTTTCTAAGGCGCCACAACGAAATATTTTTTGCCTGAGCAAACTGCATTGATGGACCCTACTTGAGCTAGACTGATGAATGATATGTCCCGTCTTGACTTAGCATAGCGGTGTTTACCATAACCAGTACCGTGGTACCAGAATAAACATAGTTGTGTATGAAGGTAAAATAGACATTTAGTTATTTTTATATAGCTAGGGGGGGGCTCAGCCTTGTACGAAACACATAAACTTTTTTTAACCCGGTGCGagggactaaataaaatcataaaacgaCCTTTACAGATCCCCTAATAAAACTTCTACGCAAGCGATGGTTCGTTTTGTTCATTACATACCTATTTAAATTTTtgggaacattttctaaaatttcatgtACATTTTTTCTATTTCCTGGATAAATTTTTAATACTATAttattttttaaaaatcatgaacatttttattcaCAAACATCTATTTGAGATTGTGAATATTTTTATAATATGCGAACAATttcttgaaatcatgaacattttatgatttttcaattattttttaaattcacaaacattttatgatttctcaatatATTTTTAAAGCTCGCAACTTTTTAAAATTTGGTTCTTTTGAAAATCCCGAATTAActtaaagaaggaaaaacaaaaaatatgaaaaaatgaaaagcaaaaaataaaatataaaacaaGGGGCTCCACCacccgcacatgggccggcccattagcgcgtGCGGGAGGAGGAGGCACGCTTCCTACTGAGAAAAAAAGGGGGGAAGGGGGTAGGAACCAAGGATCAAACCCTGGTCTCCCGTGTGGTAACGCATTAGCCATTGGGCTGCCTGTGTGCTTGTGTTTCATGAGTGTATCAATGTATAAAACCCAAACCCAGCAGCGAATAAAATCGAATCCTTTTACTTATGGATGGCATAGTGGATAATTTATGGCAACTTCGGGGGCAATTTTCATGATGGATGACCAGAAGCAATAACCCATTTGTTATTAGGAAAAGATACATCTAAGTGATCTGGTGGGAGATAATTAGTATTGTGCTGTTGTATCAACAAgaaacaagaaaaaacaaaataaatatatattttgCGGGTGAatcaaaataaatataaataacagaaacaaGTGTATGATGATTCACCGGAATAGAATCGAAGGCCATGACAAGCTCATGAGTGACTTCTATTTGTTGGGTTGCACCTTCTCTGTCTATGTGTTCCGCTGACACTTCCGCATGATTGAACTGTTGTTCTGTCGAATTATCGACGGCATGGATCCAATGAGTTGTTCTTCCCGCAAC
The window above is part of the Triticum aestivum cultivar Chinese Spring chromosome 2A, IWGSC CS RefSeq v2.1, whole genome shotgun sequence genome. Proteins encoded here:
- the LOC123186280 gene encoding E3 ubiquitin-protein ligase RNF14-like, with the translated sequence MDGSQVSQICEMLDAIWAQLPGQEVVYQWVEWIRNSSLSHLWIDGKIILGPDSPAHKSDNRAISRGLPLNYVIPSMLSYSSKKRRKAFLDDLHMCLICLTESNGSNFIQLPCQHLFCVTCMETLCRIHVKEGTVFQLVCPGTKCNISIPPYLLKNLLREEEFERWDRLLLDKALGSMSDVVYCPRCSMACLADEDKNAQCQSCFFTFCSACKDPRHLGRQCLTPEQKLKASGKLTVREMVQEMLMIRSLYNDARACPNCRMAISRSEGCNMMYCVNCGKSFCFRCGEAMTASNYNHFSKCGLFAPQKKDYNTNDLEKRLKELETAERVARMHPLGSTIECPKCRQKIFKDDDEYVFCWACQARYCTLCEKRVEFTRQHGARGHWGSPECVGITL